ATGGTGACTCACCATGGCAATAGGACTAGACGTTGAAACCCCTCCGGAACCAGAAAACCCGGAGGAATACGACTACGAGAAGTGTCCGTTCTACGGCGACCTCGCCGTTCGAGGCCAGGTCCTCGAAGGCACCGTCGTCTCGACGGACATGGACAAGACCGTAGTCGTCGAGCGAGAGTACGATGTGGCGGTCCCGAAGTACGACCGCCAGATGAAACGACGCTCGCGCATCCCGGCTCACGTACCGGGCGTGCTCGAGCCGCTCTCGGTCGGTGACACGGTCAAGATCGCAGAGACCCGACCACTGTCGAAGACGAAATCGCACGTGGTCGTCGAAGTAACCGAAGAAGCGACTGCGGCAGATGTTGCCGAGCTGACCGGTCAGGCCGAGCCTGAGCCGGAGCTTTCGGCGGAAGACCTCGCCGCAGCCGAAGACGAGGGTGATCAGTGATGGAGGCAATGAAAGCCGACGTCACCCAGGGCCTGAAGAAGGGCTCGCTGGTCACGTGTGCCGACAACACCGGCGCACGTGAGCTGAAGATCATCAGCGTCTCGGGCTACCACGGCACCAAGAGCCGCCAGCCGAAGGCGGGAATCGGTGACAAAGTGACCGTCTCGGTCACGAAGGGTACCCCCGAGATGCGCCGCCAGGTCCTCGAGGCCGTCGTCGTCCGCCAGCGGAAGTCGATCCGCCGGCCCGACGGCACCCGACTCAAGTTCGAGGACAACGCGGCAGTCATCATCGACGAGAACGAAGAGCCCCGCGGTACGGAGATCAAGGGGCCGATCGCCCGCGAAGTCGCAGAACGCTTCGGAGCAATCGCCAGCACGGCGACGATGATCGTATAGATATGACTGAACAACCACACAAACAGCGAACGCAGACGCGAAACGCGCCGCTGCACAAGCGACAGAAGCAGCTGCACGCGACGCTGTCCGACGAGCTTCGCGAGGAGTACGACACTCGACGCACCCGCGTCAACGCGGGCGACACCGTCGAGGTCATGCGTGGCGACCACGCCGGCGACGAAGGCGAGGTCATCCGTGCGATCCTCGAGGACGGCACGATCCACGTCGAGGACGTCACCATCGAGACGGCCGACGGCGAGGAAGTGCCTCGACCGCTCGACCCGTCGAACGTCCGTATCACGGACCTCGACCTCGAGGACGAGCGTCGCGAGGCGCGACTCGAAGGTGATAACGAATGACGAAACACCAGAAGCGACTATCGGTACCGAAATCCTGGCCGGTCGAGCGAAAGACCGAGACCTTCACGGTGAAAGCCGGTGCCGGCCCGCACGGCCAAGACGGCGTGCCGCTCGTCGTCCTCCTGCGGGACGTGCTCGGCTACGTGGACTCGCGCAAGGAAGCGCGATACGCTCTCTCGGAGGATGCGATCCTCGTCAACGGGGATGCGATCAACGACGAACAGCGCCCGATCGGCATGTTCGACATCGTCGCCTTCCCCGCACGCGGGGAGTACTACCGCGTCTTCCCCGACGAGGGCGGTCGACTCGCACTGACCGCGATCGACGAGGACGCTGCGGAGAGCCGTCTCGGCAAGATCGAGGGCAAACAGCAGGTCCCCGGCGGCCAGACGCAGCTGACGCTGCACGACGGGACGAACGTCCTCGTCGACGATGACGAGTACAACGCACGCGACTC
The sequence above is a segment of the Natrinema sp. HArc-T2 genome. Coding sequences within it:
- a CDS encoding 30S ribosomal protein S17, which produces MAIGLDVETPPEPENPEEYDYEKCPFYGDLAVRGQVLEGTVVSTDMDKTVVVEREYDVAVPKYDRQMKRRSRIPAHVPGVLEPLSVGDTVKIAETRPLSKTKSHVVVEVTEEATAADVAELTGQAEPEPELSAEDLAAAEDEGDQ
- a CDS encoding 50S ribosomal protein L14, with product MEAMKADVTQGLKKGSLVTCADNTGARELKIISVSGYHGTKSRQPKAGIGDKVTVSVTKGTPEMRRQVLEAVVVRQRKSIRRPDGTRLKFEDNAAVIIDENEEPRGTEIKGPIAREVAERFGAIASTATMIV
- the rplX gene encoding 50S ribosomal protein L24, whose amino-acid sequence is MTEQPHKQRTQTRNAPLHKRQKQLHATLSDELREEYDTRRTRVNAGDTVEVMRGDHAGDEGEVIRAILEDGTIHVEDVTIETADGEEVPRPLDPSNVRITDLDLEDERREARLEGDNE
- a CDS encoding 30S ribosomal protein S4e, yielding MTKHQKRLSVPKSWPVERKTETFTVKAGAGPHGQDGVPLVVLLRDVLGYVDSRKEARYALSEDAILVNGDAINDEQRPIGMFDIVAFPARGEYYRVFPDEGGRLALTAIDEDAAESRLGKIEGKQQVPGGQTQLTLHDGTNVLVDDDEYNARDSIVVDNDDKSIVAHFPYEEGALVTAVRGNHGGKIGEVDAIDITPGSGSNTVGVSTDDGGFETVEEYVVVIDENFTGDDE